Proteins found in one Bombus terrestris chromosome 1, iyBomTerr1.2, whole genome shotgun sequence genomic segment:
- the LOC100650188 gene encoding uncharacterized protein LOC100650188 has product MHSLNKFNLKKMCSEEEEEKSNMPSTSSSLPLDDRTAIRFMMKKTERFNYSMGENNAEEAEQNHFEDKQMNGVQDEGVNNVSSSLCCLLYETIIQDPKNEKNTPEDQENIPENQKNTSEKKSESDFVFLKPKVYYCNYCNKSFFHAASYRRHMIFHLKKLRWCHKCKRGFVSQTWFKKHRSLCHKFVKKSVK; this is encoded by the exons ATGCATAGTTTGAATAAATTCAACCTTAAGAAGATGTGctcagaagaagaagaagaa AAGAGCAATATGCCTTCAACCAGCTCGAGTCTGCCATTAGACGATAGAACGGCTATTCGTTTCATGATGAAGAAAACGGAAAGATTTAATTATTCGATGGGAGAGAACAACGCTGAGGAAGCAGAACAGAACCATTTTGAAGATAAGCAAATGAACGGAGTTCAAGACGAAGGAGTCAATAACGTATCATCATCGCTGTGCTGTCTGCTTTACGAAACAATCATTCAGGACCCAAAGAACGAGAAAAATACCCCGGAGGACCAGGAAAATATCCCGGAGAACCAGAAAAATACCTCGGAAAAGAAAAGCGAATCAGATTTCGTGTTCTTGAAGCCCAAGGTTTATTATTGCAATTACTGCAACAAATCATTTTTTCATGCTGCCTCCTACAGAAGACACATGATTTTCCATTTGAAGAAACTCCGCTGGTGCCATAAATGCAAACGAGGATTCGTTTCACAAACATGGTTCAAAAAACACAGATCACTTTGCCATAAATTCGTAAAAAAATCTGTTAAATAA
- the LOC100650067 gene encoding uncharacterized protein LOC100650067 has product MATARTENVSNIDYELLALFDDPVALSQLENILLNSELYNMYEIDQIQIVPPIENNVEIRKDNECQDNGTNTTPNEEAKKHVFAVPIVYNCMYCERRFFNQTALRRHQLNHAKDLLRCNHCGFRSYSFGFLRRHHTYYHHTQCSQYVRRMPMKE; this is encoded by the exons ATGGCGACGGCAAGAACTGAAAATGTTAGCAACATCGATTATGAG CTCTTAGCACTCTTCGACGATCCCGTTGCGTTGTCGCAGCTGGAGAATATTCTACTTAATTCAGAATTGTACAACATGTACGAAATAGATCAAATTCAAATAGTGCCGCCAATAGAAAATAACGTGGAAATCAGAAAGGATAACGAATGTCAGGATAATGGAACAAACACCACACCCAACGAGGAGGCAAAAAAACATGTTTTCGCAGTACCTATAGTATACAACTGCATGTACTGTGAAAGAAGATTCTTCAACCAAACAGCGCTTCGTAGACATCAGCTGAATCATGCGAAAGACCTACTGCGTTGTAACCACTGTGGATTTCGATCATACAGTTTTGGATTTCTTCGTCGCCATCATACATACTACCATCACACCCAATGCAGTCAATATGTTAGAAGAATGCCAATGAAGGAATAA